The Winslowiella toletana region TGCTGGCAAAGCCTATGCCGATACCGTTGATCGTTTACTCGGCGAAGAACGCCCCTTCCGCTTCATTGAAGAAGAGAAGAAGGGTTTCCTGAAACGCCTGTTCGGGGGATAAACCATGGCCTTACTCGATTTCTTTTTATCCCGTAAAAAGAGCACAGCTAATATAGCCAAGGAACGGCTGCAAATCATCGTGGCAGAACGTAGAAGGGGCGATAGTGAGCCCCACTATCTTCCGCAGTTGAAGCGCGACATACTGGAAGTGATCTGCAAGTATGTAAAAATAGATCCAGAGATGGTAACCGTACAGCTGGATCAAAAAGGAGATGACATTTCGATTCTGGAGCTGAACGTTACGCTGCCAGAAGTGGAAGAAACCACGAAATGATTCTTCATTACCGTTAAGTTTCCCCTGCGCTGTTGCAGGGGAAATGTTTTCAGCGTGGCGGTTTAGTACTGCGCCAACAGTTGGTTTATCTCTTTTTCCATCAGTTCACCACGCCAGCCGGCTAACAGCTCCGGTAAACGCTCACGTGGTTTGATACGCCAGTGCCAGCTTAACAGCTGATTGATCTGACGACGTGACGCCAGCAGCTCCTGACTCAATCCTG contains the following coding sequences:
- the minE gene encoding cell division topological specificity factor MinE; the encoded protein is MALLDFFLSRKKSTANIAKERLQIIVAERRRGDSEPHYLPQLKRDILEVICKYVKIDPEMVTVQLDQKGDDISILELNVTLPEVEETTK